The following are from one region of the Silene latifolia isolate original U9 population chromosome 9, ASM4854445v1, whole genome shotgun sequence genome:
- the LOC141599800 gene encoding scarecrow-like protein 18, with translation MLRSSSSFSSEEDQDNHRSSPSIIQPQSPPPISFNYHHFHLINTSSPPLLASSSSSITPSQVIHPRQLLVTCAELVSRSEFSSANRLLNLLSTDFASQSGDSTERLVYYICKALNGRVNRYLSTTFITNPNTPPHYVLQPGPSIFLSPQYPNPNPNLATNPSNVTTPRVTQEGLVTRVRCSSYLSLNQVTPFIRFTHLTANQAILEAIEGCKAIHILDMEIMHGVQWPPLLQAVVERAATLGRPTPTIRITGAGWDQALLERTGDRLCTFARSLGLEFQFNDLVLHNSEVVDHADLVENALLVVHQNNELEALAVNCGDYLHRLLREYDTRSLRRFLHKVKTLNPRVLTIGEREADHNHPLFLRRFNEALDHYGSLFDSLEATLPPQSQERVAVEEGWFGGEIKDVVGEEGESRRERHQRYESWEVLLRSSGFKSVALSPFSLSQAKLLLRLHYPSEGYQLQVVNTNCLMLGWKNRPLFSVSSWQ, from the coding sequence ATGCTTCGTTCTTCCTCATCGTTTAGCTCCGAGGAAGACCAAGACAACCACCGATCTTCACCGTCCATTATTCAACCACAATCACCACCACCAATATCATTCAACTACCACCATTTTCACCTCATTAATACATCATCGCCGCCATTATtagcatcatcatcatcttccataACTCCATCTCAAGTGATCCACCCACGTCAATTGCTAGTAACTTGTGCCGAGTTAGTCTCACGCTCCGAGTTCTCCTCAGCCAACCGTCTTTTAAACCTTCTCTCGACCGATTTCGCATCACAATCAGGCGATTCGACCGAAAGACTTGTGTACTACATTTGTAAGGCCTTAAATGGACGTGTTAATCGTTATTTATCTACCACTTTTATTACTAACCCTAATACACCACCACATTATGTTCTTCAACCCGGACCTTCCATCTTCTTGTCTCCTCaataccctaaccctaaccctaatctaGCTACTAATCCAAGCAATGTGACCACACCTAGGGTTACACAAGAAGGATTAGTAACTAGGGTTAGATGTTCATCTTACCTTTCTCTTAATCAAGTCACCCCGTTTATCAGATTTACTCATTTGACTGCAAACCAAGCCATTTTGGAAGCAATAGAAGGTTGTAAGGCTATTCATATCCTTGACATGGAGATCATGCACGGCGTCCAATGGCCTCCTCTTTTACAAGCCGTTGTGGAGCGAGCGGCCACCTTGGGCCGTCCGACTCCTACGATCCGGATCACTGGGGCGGGGTGGGATCAGGCTTTGTTGGAAAGGACTGGAGACCGGCTATGCACATTTGCAAGGTCTCTCGGCCTCGAGTTCCAGTTCAATGACCTCGTGCTCCACAACTCAGAGGTTGTGGACCATGCCGATTTGGTGGAAAATGCATTGTTAGTAGTTCACCAAAACAACGAGCTGGAGGCACTGGCGGTGAATTGTGGAGATTACCTCCACCGCCTCCTGAGGGAATATGACACCCGTTCCCTCAGGAGGTTTCTCCATAAAGTCAAGACCCTAAACCCCAGAGTCTTGACCATAGGAGAAAGAGAAGCGGATCATAACCATCCTCTCTTTCTAAGACGGTTCAATGAGGCATTGGACCACTATGGATCCCTATTTGACTCCCTAGAAGCCACCCTTCCTCCACAGAGCCAGGAAAGGGTTGCTGTGGAGGAAGGGTGGTTCGGAGGCGAGATTAAGGATGTCGTCGGAGAAGAAGGAGAGTCAAGGCGAGAAAGGCACCAACGGTACGAGTCATGGGAGGTGTTGTTGAGGAGCTCAGGGTTCAAAAGTGTGGCATTGAGTCCATTCTCCTTGTCTCAAGCTAAGTTATTGCTCAGACTTCATTATCCTTCAGAAGGTTACCAACTTCAGGTTGTTAACACTAATTGTTTGATGCTTGGCTGGAAAAATCGCCCCCTTTTTTCTGTTTCCTCATGGCAATAA